A stretch of Henckelia pumila isolate YLH828 chromosome 4, ASM3356847v2, whole genome shotgun sequence DNA encodes these proteins:
- the LOC140860872 gene encoding EPIDERMAL PATTERNING FACTOR-like protein 1, translating to MAVTSLVPLIIIIIHLFLLCPAYCLSYKPHWNTFENIVVEEEKTRLGSTPPSCHNKCNQCHPCMAVQMPTVPNHNGIQPAAAAAQSRPLYYFESSPGASSSAGNRYSNYKPLGWKCRCDGHFYNP from the exons ATGGCTGTGACTTCACTCGTCCCATTAATTATCATTATTATCCATCTCTTTCTTCTTTGTCCCGCTTATTGCCTCAGTTATAAGCCACATTGGAACACTTTCGAG AATATTGTGGTGGAAGAGGAGAAGACGAGGTTGGGTTCCACGCCGCCGAGCTGTCACAACAAGTGCAACCAATGCCACCCGTGCATGGCGGTGCAGATGCCGACGGTGCCGAATCACAACGGAATCCAGCCGGCCGCCGCCGCCGCGCAATCAAGGCCTCTGTATTACTTCGAGTCGTCGCCGGGGGCTTCGTCGTCCGCCGGGAACAGGTACTCCAATTACAAGCCACTCGGGTGGAAGTGCAGATGCGACGGCCATTTTTACAACCCTTGA